Proteins encoded together in one Sylvia atricapilla isolate bSylAtr1 chromosome 2, bSylAtr1.pri, whole genome shotgun sequence window:
- the RCSD1 gene encoding capZ-interacting protein isoform X3 — translation MNRPAETNSEVDKSASPSVAQLAGKFKEQAANIPGKEVPPHKPTRRKPPCSLPLYSHKTETSDNDEQKQSPNTCSMTRVKVKSSPMIEKLQANLAFAPAALLPGVSPKSPGLKVLVSPFSTPPSTPTSPGTQSQPSETPVSFDQPPESTQLQFYNKVRTRGSIKRRPPSRRFRRSLSEYGDGEDLGLNLSSPENGAREDEVFGPNSKTEEMETGSKEQKKQAGSDEKPASRTGSSRSEGEEGSKEQKQQAESDEKPPSRRGSSRSEDGEKGEKQAEEITPCKNNTGNTKEEELRHDAPGEKNSPQAPSGNNEMCDSPQGEKQRNAACEQGKGDKEKEEAEAETKECSESTDTQRTSDTEETAVAQDAVGLGTASEPSVSVTQDQGTA, via the exons AACAGGCCAGCAGAGACCAACTCAGAGGTGGACAAGTCAGCATCACCCTCAGTGGCTCAGCTAGCAGGGAAGTTCAAAGAGCAAGCAGCCAATATCCCTGGAAAAGAG gTACCACCACATAAGCCAACTCGGAGGAAACCaccctgctcccttcccttgTATTCCCATAAAACTGAGACAAGTGACAATGATGAGCAA aagcAATCACCAAATACTTGCTCCATGACCAGGGTCAAGGTGAAAAGCTCACCCATGATTGAAAAGCTGCAG GCCAATCTGGCttttgctccagctgctctgctgccgGGAGTGTCCCCCAAAAGCCCTGGGCTGAAAGTCCTGGTTTCTCCATTCAGCACTCCTCCCTCAACGCCCACCAGTCCAGGGACTCAGTCCCAGCCCAGTGAGACGCCGGTCAGCTTTGATCAGCCCCCAGAGAGCACTCAGCTGCAGTTCTACAACAAG GTGCGGACGCGAGGATCGATAAAGCGCAGGCCTCCCTCCCGGAGGTTCCGGAGATCTCTGTCCGAGTACGGAGACGGGGAAGATTTAGGGCTCAACTTGTCCTCTCCAGAAAATGGTGCCAGGGAAGATGAGGTCTTTGGGCCCAACAGCAAGACAGAAGAGATGGAAACAGGGagcaaagagcaaaagaaacagGCAGGGTCTGACGAGAAGCCAGCATCAAGGACAGGATCCAGCAGATCAGAGGGTGAAGAAGGGAGCAAAGAGCAGAAGCAACAAGCAGAGTCTGATGAGAAGCCTCCTTCAAGGAGAGGATCCAGTAGATCAGAAGAcggggaaaaaggggaaaaacaggcAGAGGAAATTACTCCTTGCAAGAATAACACAGGGAATACAAAGGAGGAGGAATTGCGTCATGATGCCCCAGGAGAGAAGAACTCTCCTCAGGCTCCCTCTGGAAACAATGAGATGTGTGACAGTCCCCAGGGAGAAAAGCAGCGTAACGCTGCTTGTGAACAAGGAAAGGGGgacaaggagaaggaggaagctGAAGCTGAAACAAAGGAGTGTAGTgagagcacagacacacagagaacatCAGACACTGAAGAAACAGCGGTGGCACAGGATGCAGTGGGATTAGGGACTGCCAGTGAGCCTTCAGTGTCAGTCACACAGGACCAGGGCACAGCATAG
- the RCSD1 gene encoding capZ-interacting protein isoform X2 has protein sequence MENRPAETNSEVDKSASPSVAQLAGKFKEQAANIPGKEVPPHKPTRRKPPCSLPLYSHKTETSDNDEQKQSPNTCSMTRVKVKSSPMIEKLQANLAFAPAALLPGVSPKSPGLKVLVSPFSTPPSTPTSPGTQSQPSETPVSFDQPPESTQLQFYNKVRTRGSIKRRPPSRRFRRSLSEYGDGEDLGLNLSSPENGAREDEVFGPNSKTEEMETGSKEQKKQAGSDEKPASRTGSSRSEGEEGSKEQKQQAESDEKPPSRRGSSRSEDGEKGEKQAEEITPCKNNTGNTKEEELRHDAPGEKNSPQAPSGNNEMCDSPQGEKQRNAACEQGKGDKEKEEAEAETKECSESTDTQRTSDTEETAVAQDAVGLGTASEPSVSVTQDQGTA, from the exons AACAGGCCAGCAGAGACCAACTCAGAGGTGGACAAGTCAGCATCACCCTCAGTGGCTCAGCTAGCAGGGAAGTTCAAAGAGCAAGCAGCCAATATCCCTGGAAAAGAG gTACCACCACATAAGCCAACTCGGAGGAAACCaccctgctcccttcccttgTATTCCCATAAAACTGAGACAAGTGACAATGATGAGCAA aagcAATCACCAAATACTTGCTCCATGACCAGGGTCAAGGTGAAAAGCTCACCCATGATTGAAAAGCTGCAG GCCAATCTGGCttttgctccagctgctctgctgccgGGAGTGTCCCCCAAAAGCCCTGGGCTGAAAGTCCTGGTTTCTCCATTCAGCACTCCTCCCTCAACGCCCACCAGTCCAGGGACTCAGTCCCAGCCCAGTGAGACGCCGGTCAGCTTTGATCAGCCCCCAGAGAGCACTCAGCTGCAGTTCTACAACAAG GTGCGGACGCGAGGATCGATAAAGCGCAGGCCTCCCTCCCGGAGGTTCCGGAGATCTCTGTCCGAGTACGGAGACGGGGAAGATTTAGGGCTCAACTTGTCCTCTCCAGAAAATGGTGCCAGGGAAGATGAGGTCTTTGGGCCCAACAGCAAGACAGAAGAGATGGAAACAGGGagcaaagagcaaaagaaacagGCAGGGTCTGACGAGAAGCCAGCATCAAGGACAGGATCCAGCAGATCAGAGGGTGAAGAAGGGAGCAAAGAGCAGAAGCAACAAGCAGAGTCTGATGAGAAGCCTCCTTCAAGGAGAGGATCCAGTAGATCAGAAGAcggggaaaaaggggaaaaacaggcAGAGGAAATTACTCCTTGCAAGAATAACACAGGGAATACAAAGGAGGAGGAATTGCGTCATGATGCCCCAGGAGAGAAGAACTCTCCTCAGGCTCCCTCTGGAAACAATGAGATGTGTGACAGTCCCCAGGGAGAAAAGCAGCGTAACGCTGCTTGTGAACAAGGAAAGGGGgacaaggagaaggaggaagctGAAGCTGAAACAAAGGAGTGTAGTgagagcacagacacacagagaacatCAGACACTGAAGAAACAGCGGTGGCACAGGATGCAGTGGGATTAGGGACTGCCAGTGAGCCTTCAGTGTCAGTCACACAGGACCAGGGCACAGCATAG
- the RCSD1 gene encoding capZ-interacting protein isoform X6, with translation MNRPAETNSEVDKSASPSVAQLAGKFKEQAANIPGKEKQSPNTCSMTRVKVKSSPMIEKLQANLAFAPAALLPGVSPKSPGLKVLVSPFSTPPSTPTSPGTQSQPSETPVSFDQPPESTQLQFYNKVRTRGSIKRRPPSRRFRRSLSEYGDGEDLGLNLSSPENGAREDEVFGPNSKTEEMETGSKEQKKQAGSDEKPASRTGSSRSEGEEGSKEQKQQAESDEKPPSRRGSSRSEDGEKGEKQAEEITPCKNNTGNTKEEELRHDAPGEKNSPQAPSGNNEMCDSPQGEKQRNAACEQGKGDKEKEEAEAETKECSESTDTQRTSDTEETAVAQDAVGLGTASEPSVSVTQDQGTA, from the exons AACAGGCCAGCAGAGACCAACTCAGAGGTGGACAAGTCAGCATCACCCTCAGTGGCTCAGCTAGCAGGGAAGTTCAAAGAGCAAGCAGCCAATATCCCTGGAAAAGAG aagcAATCACCAAATACTTGCTCCATGACCAGGGTCAAGGTGAAAAGCTCACCCATGATTGAAAAGCTGCAG GCCAATCTGGCttttgctccagctgctctgctgccgGGAGTGTCCCCCAAAAGCCCTGGGCTGAAAGTCCTGGTTTCTCCATTCAGCACTCCTCCCTCAACGCCCACCAGTCCAGGGACTCAGTCCCAGCCCAGTGAGACGCCGGTCAGCTTTGATCAGCCCCCAGAGAGCACTCAGCTGCAGTTCTACAACAAG GTGCGGACGCGAGGATCGATAAAGCGCAGGCCTCCCTCCCGGAGGTTCCGGAGATCTCTGTCCGAGTACGGAGACGGGGAAGATTTAGGGCTCAACTTGTCCTCTCCAGAAAATGGTGCCAGGGAAGATGAGGTCTTTGGGCCCAACAGCAAGACAGAAGAGATGGAAACAGGGagcaaagagcaaaagaaacagGCAGGGTCTGACGAGAAGCCAGCATCAAGGACAGGATCCAGCAGATCAGAGGGTGAAGAAGGGAGCAAAGAGCAGAAGCAACAAGCAGAGTCTGATGAGAAGCCTCCTTCAAGGAGAGGATCCAGTAGATCAGAAGAcggggaaaaaggggaaaaacaggcAGAGGAAATTACTCCTTGCAAGAATAACACAGGGAATACAAAGGAGGAGGAATTGCGTCATGATGCCCCAGGAGAGAAGAACTCTCCTCAGGCTCCCTCTGGAAACAATGAGATGTGTGACAGTCCCCAGGGAGAAAAGCAGCGTAACGCTGCTTGTGAACAAGGAAAGGGGgacaaggagaaggaggaagctGAAGCTGAAACAAAGGAGTGTAGTgagagcacagacacacagagaacatCAGACACTGAAGAAACAGCGGTGGCACAGGATGCAGTGGGATTAGGGACTGCCAGTGAGCCTTCAGTGTCAGTCACACAGGACCAGGGCACAGCATAG
- the RCSD1 gene encoding capZ-interacting protein isoform X1 codes for MALEDMLQWPAETNSEVDKSASPSVAQLAGKFKEQAANIPGKEVPPHKPTRRKPPCSLPLYSHKTETSDNDEQKQSPNTCSMTRVKVKSSPMIEKLQANLAFAPAALLPGVSPKSPGLKVLVSPFSTPPSTPTSPGTQSQPSETPVSFDQPPESTQLQFYNKVRTRGSIKRRPPSRRFRRSLSEYGDGEDLGLNLSSPENGAREDEVFGPNSKTEEMETGSKEQKKQAGSDEKPASRTGSSRSEGEEGSKEQKQQAESDEKPPSRRGSSRSEDGEKGEKQAEEITPCKNNTGNTKEEELRHDAPGEKNSPQAPSGNNEMCDSPQGEKQRNAACEQGKGDKEKEEAEAETKECSESTDTQRTSDTEETAVAQDAVGLGTASEPSVSVTQDQGTA; via the exons GCCAGCAGAGACCAACTCAGAGGTGGACAAGTCAGCATCACCCTCAGTGGCTCAGCTAGCAGGGAAGTTCAAAGAGCAAGCAGCCAATATCCCTGGAAAAGAG gTACCACCACATAAGCCAACTCGGAGGAAACCaccctgctcccttcccttgTATTCCCATAAAACTGAGACAAGTGACAATGATGAGCAA aagcAATCACCAAATACTTGCTCCATGACCAGGGTCAAGGTGAAAAGCTCACCCATGATTGAAAAGCTGCAG GCCAATCTGGCttttgctccagctgctctgctgccgGGAGTGTCCCCCAAAAGCCCTGGGCTGAAAGTCCTGGTTTCTCCATTCAGCACTCCTCCCTCAACGCCCACCAGTCCAGGGACTCAGTCCCAGCCCAGTGAGACGCCGGTCAGCTTTGATCAGCCCCCAGAGAGCACTCAGCTGCAGTTCTACAACAAG GTGCGGACGCGAGGATCGATAAAGCGCAGGCCTCCCTCCCGGAGGTTCCGGAGATCTCTGTCCGAGTACGGAGACGGGGAAGATTTAGGGCTCAACTTGTCCTCTCCAGAAAATGGTGCCAGGGAAGATGAGGTCTTTGGGCCCAACAGCAAGACAGAAGAGATGGAAACAGGGagcaaagagcaaaagaaacagGCAGGGTCTGACGAGAAGCCAGCATCAAGGACAGGATCCAGCAGATCAGAGGGTGAAGAAGGGAGCAAAGAGCAGAAGCAACAAGCAGAGTCTGATGAGAAGCCTCCTTCAAGGAGAGGATCCAGTAGATCAGAAGAcggggaaaaaggggaaaaacaggcAGAGGAAATTACTCCTTGCAAGAATAACACAGGGAATACAAAGGAGGAGGAATTGCGTCATGATGCCCCAGGAGAGAAGAACTCTCCTCAGGCTCCCTCTGGAAACAATGAGATGTGTGACAGTCCCCAGGGAGAAAAGCAGCGTAACGCTGCTTGTGAACAAGGAAAGGGGgacaaggagaaggaggaagctGAAGCTGAAACAAAGGAGTGTAGTgagagcacagacacacagagaacatCAGACACTGAAGAAACAGCGGTGGCACAGGATGCAGTGGGATTAGGGACTGCCAGTGAGCCTTCAGTGTCAGTCACACAGGACCAGGGCACAGCATAG
- the RCSD1 gene encoding capZ-interacting protein isoform X8 gives MSRVPAARERQMSSHNFSAPTCLLTVSPGETHNQEANLAFAPAALLPGVSPKSPGLKVLVSPFSTPPSTPTSPGTQSQPSETPVSFDQPPESTQLQFYNKVRTRGSIKRRPPSRRFRRSLSEYGDGEDLGLNLSSPENGAREDEVFGPNSKTEEMETGSKEQKKQAGSDEKPASRTGSSRSEGEEGSKEQKQQAESDEKPPSRRGSSRSEDGEKGEKQAEEITPCKNNTGNTKEEELRHDAPGEKNSPQAPSGNNEMCDSPQGEKQRNAACEQGKGDKEKEEAEAETKECSESTDTQRTSDTEETAVAQDAVGLGTASEPSVSVTQDQGTA, from the exons ATGTCCAGAGttccagctgccagggaaagaCAAATGTCCAGTCATAATTTCTCTGCTCCGACTTGTTTGTTGACAGTGTCACCAGGAGAAACCCACAACCAGGAG GCCAATCTGGCttttgctccagctgctctgctgccgGGAGTGTCCCCCAAAAGCCCTGGGCTGAAAGTCCTGGTTTCTCCATTCAGCACTCCTCCCTCAACGCCCACCAGTCCAGGGACTCAGTCCCAGCCCAGTGAGACGCCGGTCAGCTTTGATCAGCCCCCAGAGAGCACTCAGCTGCAGTTCTACAACAAG GTGCGGACGCGAGGATCGATAAAGCGCAGGCCTCCCTCCCGGAGGTTCCGGAGATCTCTGTCCGAGTACGGAGACGGGGAAGATTTAGGGCTCAACTTGTCCTCTCCAGAAAATGGTGCCAGGGAAGATGAGGTCTTTGGGCCCAACAGCAAGACAGAAGAGATGGAAACAGGGagcaaagagcaaaagaaacagGCAGGGTCTGACGAGAAGCCAGCATCAAGGACAGGATCCAGCAGATCAGAGGGTGAAGAAGGGAGCAAAGAGCAGAAGCAACAAGCAGAGTCTGATGAGAAGCCTCCTTCAAGGAGAGGATCCAGTAGATCAGAAGAcggggaaaaaggggaaaaacaggcAGAGGAAATTACTCCTTGCAAGAATAACACAGGGAATACAAAGGAGGAGGAATTGCGTCATGATGCCCCAGGAGAGAAGAACTCTCCTCAGGCTCCCTCTGGAAACAATGAGATGTGTGACAGTCCCCAGGGAGAAAAGCAGCGTAACGCTGCTTGTGAACAAGGAAAGGGGgacaaggagaaggaggaagctGAAGCTGAAACAAAGGAGTGTAGTgagagcacagacacacagagaacatCAGACACTGAAGAAACAGCGGTGGCACAGGATGCAGTGGGATTAGGGACTGCCAGTGAGCCTTCAGTGTCAGTCACACAGGACCAGGGCACAGCATAG
- the RCSD1 gene encoding capZ-interacting protein isoform X7 — translation MPAETNSEVDKSASPSVAQLAGKFKEQAANIPGKEKQSPNTCSMTRVKVKSSPMIEKLQANLAFAPAALLPGVSPKSPGLKVLVSPFSTPPSTPTSPGTQSQPSETPVSFDQPPESTQLQFYNKVRTRGSIKRRPPSRRFRRSLSEYGDGEDLGLNLSSPENGAREDEVFGPNSKTEEMETGSKEQKKQAGSDEKPASRTGSSRSEGEEGSKEQKQQAESDEKPPSRRGSSRSEDGEKGEKQAEEITPCKNNTGNTKEEELRHDAPGEKNSPQAPSGNNEMCDSPQGEKQRNAACEQGKGDKEKEEAEAETKECSESTDTQRTSDTEETAVAQDAVGLGTASEPSVSVTQDQGTA, via the exons GCCAGCAGAGACCAACTCAGAGGTGGACAAGTCAGCATCACCCTCAGTGGCTCAGCTAGCAGGGAAGTTCAAAGAGCAAGCAGCCAATATCCCTGGAAAAGAG aagcAATCACCAAATACTTGCTCCATGACCAGGGTCAAGGTGAAAAGCTCACCCATGATTGAAAAGCTGCAG GCCAATCTGGCttttgctccagctgctctgctgccgGGAGTGTCCCCCAAAAGCCCTGGGCTGAAAGTCCTGGTTTCTCCATTCAGCACTCCTCCCTCAACGCCCACCAGTCCAGGGACTCAGTCCCAGCCCAGTGAGACGCCGGTCAGCTTTGATCAGCCCCCAGAGAGCACTCAGCTGCAGTTCTACAACAAG GTGCGGACGCGAGGATCGATAAAGCGCAGGCCTCCCTCCCGGAGGTTCCGGAGATCTCTGTCCGAGTACGGAGACGGGGAAGATTTAGGGCTCAACTTGTCCTCTCCAGAAAATGGTGCCAGGGAAGATGAGGTCTTTGGGCCCAACAGCAAGACAGAAGAGATGGAAACAGGGagcaaagagcaaaagaaacagGCAGGGTCTGACGAGAAGCCAGCATCAAGGACAGGATCCAGCAGATCAGAGGGTGAAGAAGGGAGCAAAGAGCAGAAGCAACAAGCAGAGTCTGATGAGAAGCCTCCTTCAAGGAGAGGATCCAGTAGATCAGAAGAcggggaaaaaggggaaaaacaggcAGAGGAAATTACTCCTTGCAAGAATAACACAGGGAATACAAAGGAGGAGGAATTGCGTCATGATGCCCCAGGAGAGAAGAACTCTCCTCAGGCTCCCTCTGGAAACAATGAGATGTGTGACAGTCCCCAGGGAGAAAAGCAGCGTAACGCTGCTTGTGAACAAGGAAAGGGGgacaaggagaaggaggaagctGAAGCTGAAACAAAGGAGTGTAGTgagagcacagacacacagagaacatCAGACACTGAAGAAACAGCGGTGGCACAGGATGCAGTGGGATTAGGGACTGCCAGTGAGCCTTCAGTGTCAGTCACACAGGACCAGGGCACAGCATAG
- the RCSD1 gene encoding capZ-interacting protein isoform X5: MENRPAETNSEVDKSASPSVAQLAGKFKEQAANIPGKEKQSPNTCSMTRVKVKSSPMIEKLQANLAFAPAALLPGVSPKSPGLKVLVSPFSTPPSTPTSPGTQSQPSETPVSFDQPPESTQLQFYNKVRTRGSIKRRPPSRRFRRSLSEYGDGEDLGLNLSSPENGAREDEVFGPNSKTEEMETGSKEQKKQAGSDEKPASRTGSSRSEGEEGSKEQKQQAESDEKPPSRRGSSRSEDGEKGEKQAEEITPCKNNTGNTKEEELRHDAPGEKNSPQAPSGNNEMCDSPQGEKQRNAACEQGKGDKEKEEAEAETKECSESTDTQRTSDTEETAVAQDAVGLGTASEPSVSVTQDQGTA; encoded by the exons AACAGGCCAGCAGAGACCAACTCAGAGGTGGACAAGTCAGCATCACCCTCAGTGGCTCAGCTAGCAGGGAAGTTCAAAGAGCAAGCAGCCAATATCCCTGGAAAAGAG aagcAATCACCAAATACTTGCTCCATGACCAGGGTCAAGGTGAAAAGCTCACCCATGATTGAAAAGCTGCAG GCCAATCTGGCttttgctccagctgctctgctgccgGGAGTGTCCCCCAAAAGCCCTGGGCTGAAAGTCCTGGTTTCTCCATTCAGCACTCCTCCCTCAACGCCCACCAGTCCAGGGACTCAGTCCCAGCCCAGTGAGACGCCGGTCAGCTTTGATCAGCCCCCAGAGAGCACTCAGCTGCAGTTCTACAACAAG GTGCGGACGCGAGGATCGATAAAGCGCAGGCCTCCCTCCCGGAGGTTCCGGAGATCTCTGTCCGAGTACGGAGACGGGGAAGATTTAGGGCTCAACTTGTCCTCTCCAGAAAATGGTGCCAGGGAAGATGAGGTCTTTGGGCCCAACAGCAAGACAGAAGAGATGGAAACAGGGagcaaagagcaaaagaaacagGCAGGGTCTGACGAGAAGCCAGCATCAAGGACAGGATCCAGCAGATCAGAGGGTGAAGAAGGGAGCAAAGAGCAGAAGCAACAAGCAGAGTCTGATGAGAAGCCTCCTTCAAGGAGAGGATCCAGTAGATCAGAAGAcggggaaaaaggggaaaaacaggcAGAGGAAATTACTCCTTGCAAGAATAACACAGGGAATACAAAGGAGGAGGAATTGCGTCATGATGCCCCAGGAGAGAAGAACTCTCCTCAGGCTCCCTCTGGAAACAATGAGATGTGTGACAGTCCCCAGGGAGAAAAGCAGCGTAACGCTGCTTGTGAACAAGGAAAGGGGgacaaggagaaggaggaagctGAAGCTGAAACAAAGGAGTGTAGTgagagcacagacacacagagaacatCAGACACTGAAGAAACAGCGGTGGCACAGGATGCAGTGGGATTAGGGACTGCCAGTGAGCCTTCAGTGTCAGTCACACAGGACCAGGGCACAGCATAG
- the RCSD1 gene encoding capZ-interacting protein isoform X4 → MALEDMLQWPAETNSEVDKSASPSVAQLAGKFKEQAANIPGKEKQSPNTCSMTRVKVKSSPMIEKLQANLAFAPAALLPGVSPKSPGLKVLVSPFSTPPSTPTSPGTQSQPSETPVSFDQPPESTQLQFYNKVRTRGSIKRRPPSRRFRRSLSEYGDGEDLGLNLSSPENGAREDEVFGPNSKTEEMETGSKEQKKQAGSDEKPASRTGSSRSEGEEGSKEQKQQAESDEKPPSRRGSSRSEDGEKGEKQAEEITPCKNNTGNTKEEELRHDAPGEKNSPQAPSGNNEMCDSPQGEKQRNAACEQGKGDKEKEEAEAETKECSESTDTQRTSDTEETAVAQDAVGLGTASEPSVSVTQDQGTA, encoded by the exons GCCAGCAGAGACCAACTCAGAGGTGGACAAGTCAGCATCACCCTCAGTGGCTCAGCTAGCAGGGAAGTTCAAAGAGCAAGCAGCCAATATCCCTGGAAAAGAG aagcAATCACCAAATACTTGCTCCATGACCAGGGTCAAGGTGAAAAGCTCACCCATGATTGAAAAGCTGCAG GCCAATCTGGCttttgctccagctgctctgctgccgGGAGTGTCCCCCAAAAGCCCTGGGCTGAAAGTCCTGGTTTCTCCATTCAGCACTCCTCCCTCAACGCCCACCAGTCCAGGGACTCAGTCCCAGCCCAGTGAGACGCCGGTCAGCTTTGATCAGCCCCCAGAGAGCACTCAGCTGCAGTTCTACAACAAG GTGCGGACGCGAGGATCGATAAAGCGCAGGCCTCCCTCCCGGAGGTTCCGGAGATCTCTGTCCGAGTACGGAGACGGGGAAGATTTAGGGCTCAACTTGTCCTCTCCAGAAAATGGTGCCAGGGAAGATGAGGTCTTTGGGCCCAACAGCAAGACAGAAGAGATGGAAACAGGGagcaaagagcaaaagaaacagGCAGGGTCTGACGAGAAGCCAGCATCAAGGACAGGATCCAGCAGATCAGAGGGTGAAGAAGGGAGCAAAGAGCAGAAGCAACAAGCAGAGTCTGATGAGAAGCCTCCTTCAAGGAGAGGATCCAGTAGATCAGAAGAcggggaaaaaggggaaaaacaggcAGAGGAAATTACTCCTTGCAAGAATAACACAGGGAATACAAAGGAGGAGGAATTGCGTCATGATGCCCCAGGAGAGAAGAACTCTCCTCAGGCTCCCTCTGGAAACAATGAGATGTGTGACAGTCCCCAGGGAGAAAAGCAGCGTAACGCTGCTTGTGAACAAGGAAAGGGGgacaaggagaaggaggaagctGAAGCTGAAACAAAGGAGTGTAGTgagagcacagacacacagagaacatCAGACACTGAAGAAACAGCGGTGGCACAGGATGCAGTGGGATTAGGGACTGCCAGTGAGCCTTCAGTGTCAGTCACACAGGACCAGGGCACAGCATAG